Proteins encoded by one window of Corvus cornix cornix isolate S_Up_H32 chromosome 27, ASM73873v5, whole genome shotgun sequence:
- the LOC120411380 gene encoding leucine-rich repeat-containing protein 37A3-like, with amino-acid sequence MGREMGFPEGERCLSFLCRDFTGNSIAEIGKRAWKNYPWAETLVLRDNELRAVKSHSLQGLFLLKHLDLSGNEIVSIEERAFEPLPFLKLLNLSGNGLTQIRSGTFQAWHGMQFLQEL; translated from the exons ATGGGCAGGGAAATGGGTTTTCCCGAGGGGGAGCGgtgtctttcctttctttgcagagATTTCACTGGCAACTCCATTGCTGAGATTGGAAAACGAGCCTGGAAGAACTACCCATGGGCTGAGACCTT AGTGCTCAGGGACAATGAGCTGCGGGCAGTGAAGAGCCATTCCCTGCAGGGGCTGTTCCTGCTGAAGCACCT GGATTTGTCTGGCAATGAGATTGTGTCCATTGAGGAACGTGCTTTCGAGCCACTGCCTTTCCTGAAGCTTCT AAACCTCTCCGGGAATGGCCTCACGCAGATCCGCAGCGGCACTTTCCAGGCCTGGCACGGGATGcagtttctccaggagctgTAA